The Alteripontixanthobacter sp. genome has a window encoding:
- a CDS encoding EAL domain-containing protein — protein MEISGERIDRILAAVRQHLGMEIAFVSRYVEGDQREFTHISTDLPLPHKPGFREPKEESFCHHILEGRLPGLIHDAADYDLAQTLPITKLLPVGCHLNVPLRFSDGTVYGSFCALSRKADRSITERDMGVLSAFAALAVEHIESDSGNELECAHTRSKITNVIQTRGLTILHQPIHGLVTGEPMGVECLARFPDAKERGPDKWFAEAETVGMGLELELHAVECALATLDSLPAGKYASINASPETILSGELHQMIPEGRKDRLVVELTEHNQVASYRELAKALHTLNPKARIAIDDVGAGYAGLRHIVDLAPDILKLDMSLTRDVHRDKARHALSGAMVRFATEIGAVLVAEGVECAEEATALARLGVTYGQGYYFARPLPVVLAQRHMMGLGEEVEAPSPGLVQTGKPLPKARRA, from the coding sequence GTGGAGATATCCGGCGAGCGGATCGACCGCATTCTGGCTGCGGTTCGCCAGCATCTGGGAATGGAGATCGCTTTCGTCAGTAGATATGTGGAAGGCGATCAGCGCGAATTTACCCATATCTCGACCGATTTGCCGCTGCCGCACAAGCCCGGTTTTCGCGAGCCGAAAGAGGAAAGCTTCTGCCACCACATTCTGGAAGGCCGCCTGCCCGGGCTGATTCACGATGCAGCGGATTACGACCTCGCCCAGACGCTACCGATAACCAAACTGCTGCCGGTCGGCTGCCATTTGAACGTGCCGCTGCGGTTTTCCGATGGCACCGTCTATGGCAGTTTCTGCGCGCTCAGCCGCAAAGCGGACCGCTCGATAACGGAGCGAGATATGGGCGTTCTCAGCGCCTTTGCCGCCTTGGCGGTGGAACATATCGAAAGCGATTCCGGCAACGAACTGGAATGCGCACATACCCGATCGAAAATCACGAACGTGATACAGACGCGCGGGCTGACCATCCTGCACCAGCCGATCCATGGGCTCGTCACGGGCGAGCCGATGGGCGTGGAATGTCTAGCGCGTTTCCCCGATGCCAAGGAGCGCGGTCCGGACAAGTGGTTTGCCGAGGCCGAGACGGTCGGCATGGGTCTGGAGCTGGAACTGCACGCGGTAGAATGCGCGCTGGCCACGCTGGACAGCCTGCCGGCGGGGAAATACGCCTCTATCAACGCCTCGCCCGAAACGATCCTTTCAGGCGAATTGCACCAGATGATCCCCGAAGGCAGAAAGGATCGCCTGGTGGTTGAATTGACCGAACACAATCAGGTTGCCAGCTACCGCGAATTGGCCAAGGCGCTGCATACGCTCAATCCAAAGGCCCGGATCGCAATCGACGATGTCGGGGCAGGCTATGCCGGGCTGCGTCATATCGTGGACCTCGCCCCGGACATTCTGAAACTCGACATGAGCCTGACGCGCGACGTCCACCGCGACAAGGCGCGCCATGCACTCAGCGGGGCAATGGTGCGCTTCGCAACGGAGATCGGCGCGGTGCTGGTCGCCGAAGGTGTCGAATGCGCGGAGGAAGCAACTGCACTGGCACGGCTTGGGGTGACTTATGGACAAGGCTACTATTTTGCTCGCCCGCTACCGGTAGTGCTGGCCCAGCGCCATATGATGGGCCTTGGCGAAGAGGTCGAAGCGCCTTCGCCAGGCTTGGTTCAAACCGGCAAGCCCTTACCGAAAGCCCGCCGCGCTTAA
- the ispG gene encoding flavodoxin-dependent (E)-4-hydroxy-3-methylbut-2-enyl-diphosphate synthase codes for MSSIRPWRTIERRKSRQIMVGETPVGGDAPITVQTMTNTPTEDAAATLDQIRRCEEAGADIIRVSVPTKEASAAFGKITKAARVPIVADIHFHYKRALEAADAGAACLRINPGNIGSSQRVAEVVRAAKANGCAIRIGVNAGSLEKDLLEKYGEPCPEALVESALDHIKLLQDHDFHDYKVAVKASDVFLAVAAYQQLAETVDCPLHLGITEAGGLIGGTVKSSIGIGNLLWAGIGDTIRVSLSAEPEEEVRVGFEILKSLGLRTRGVRVVSCPSCSRQGFDVIRTVEALEERLQHIKTPLSLSVLGCVVNGPGEARETDIGVTGGGAGKHMVYLSGVTDHTVESAAMLDHIVDLVEAKAAEIEDGMIDARASDDSRDDAEAVPAQ; via the coding sequence ATGTCCTCCATACGCCCCTGGCGCACAATAGAACGCCGCAAATCCCGCCAGATCATGGTCGGCGAAACGCCGGTTGGCGGCGACGCGCCGATCACTGTGCAGACCATGACCAACACGCCGACCGAAGACGCGGCGGCCACGCTCGACCAGATTCGCCGCTGCGAGGAAGCCGGGGCCGATATCATCCGCGTCTCCGTGCCCACCAAGGAAGCCAGCGCGGCGTTCGGCAAGATCACCAAGGCCGCGCGCGTGCCGATCGTGGCGGACATCCATTTCCATTACAAACGGGCGCTGGAAGCCGCCGATGCGGGCGCGGCCTGCCTGCGGATCAATCCCGGCAATATCGGCTCCTCCCAGCGCGTGGCCGAAGTGGTCCGCGCGGCCAAGGCCAATGGCTGTGCTATCCGCATCGGGGTAAATGCAGGCTCGCTCGAGAAGGACTTGCTGGAGAAATATGGCGAGCCATGCCCGGAGGCGCTGGTGGAAAGCGCGCTCGACCATATCAAGCTGCTGCAGGACCACGATTTTCACGATTACAAGGTCGCGGTTAAGGCCAGCGACGTGTTCCTTGCGGTCGCGGCCTACCAGCAACTCGCCGAAACCGTCGATTGCCCGCTCCATCTCGGCATTACGGAGGCAGGCGGACTGATCGGCGGAACGGTGAAATCCTCCATCGGCATCGGTAATCTGCTGTGGGCCGGGATCGGCGACACCATCCGCGTCTCGCTGTCCGCCGAACCGGAAGAAGAAGTGCGCGTCGGCTTCGAAATCCTCAAGAGCCTGGGTCTCAGAACCCGCGGTGTACGGGTGGTCAGCTGTCCCAGCTGCAGCCGGCAGGGCTTCGATGTCATCCGCACGGTGGAAGCGCTCGAAGAACGGCTGCAACACATCAAGACCCCGCTTTCGCTTTCGGTGCTCGGCTGCGTGGTCAACGGCCCCGGCGAAGCGCGCGAAACCGATATCGGCGTAACCGGCGGCGGCGCGGGCAAGCACATGGTGTATCTGTCCGGGGTGACCGACCACACGGTAGAAAGCGCCGCAATGCTCGATCACATCGTCGATCTGGTCGAAGCCAAGGCGGCAGAGATCGAGGACGGCATGATCGATGCCAGGGCGAGCGACGACAGCCGGGACGACGCAGAGGCGGTTCCAGCCCAGTGA
- a CDS encoding thioredoxin family protein, producing the protein MSNSIRAACAIAAMLALSACATLPSASHHPEAMEAYTTTLASDPAGELDAALANAAQDGKSVLVMGANWCHDSRALAGWLETPRFADLVEERYHLVFVNVGRPQSGDTHNLALAARFGIGTLEGTPALLVIGPDGRLRNRGTAKSWRNAASRSEDAIFDELAALAVQPAE; encoded by the coding sequence GTGAGCAACTCGATCCGCGCTGCGTGCGCCATCGCAGCCATGCTGGCCCTGTCCGCCTGTGCCACTCTGCCATCCGCCTCGCATCACCCAGAGGCGATGGAGGCTTACACCACCACGTTGGCGAGCGATCCTGCGGGCGAGCTCGATGCGGCTCTCGCCAATGCAGCGCAAGACGGGAAGAGCGTGCTGGTGATGGGTGCGAATTGGTGTCACGATAGTCGGGCGCTTGCAGGGTGGTTGGAAACGCCGCGCTTCGCCGACTTGGTGGAGGAACGCTATCATTTGGTCTTCGTCAATGTCGGGCGGCCGCAATCGGGCGATACACATAATCTGGCACTGGCTGCGCGGTTCGGCATAGGCACGCTGGAGGGCACGCCCGCTTTGCTGGTAATCGGTCCGGACGGCCGCCTGCGCAATCGCGGCACGGCCAAAAGCTGGCGCAACGCCGCAAGCCGCAGCGAAGATGCGATTTTCGACGAGCTGGCGGCTTTGGCCGTGCAGCCCGCGGAGTAA
- a CDS encoding histone deacetylase: MAPPPERGTFKFDKYQLVITSLRESGHPLAEHAPEPMPRKWLEAVHDPEYVAQVFAANVPREKERRIGFPVTPHIASRVRHTNGGTWLAAQLAMRHGYAANSAAGSHHALHDTGAGYCVFNDLAVCANRLLAEGDAKRVLIVDLDVHQGDGTASLMAGRGDVFTFSMHAEKNFPVRKARSTLDVPLADGLGDAAYMKALDTHLPRIFDRFAPDIVLYQAGVDPHEDDKLGRLSLTDEGLVARDRYVVNAARKRGLPVASALGGGYGTDQREVAARHAASMLAMAQENMRHTAP, encoded by the coding sequence ATGGCGCCGCCGCCCGAACGCGGGACGTTCAAGTTCGACAAGTATCAGCTGGTGATAACCAGCCTGCGCGAAAGCGGCCATCCTCTTGCCGAGCACGCGCCCGAGCCCATGCCTCGCAAGTGGCTGGAGGCGGTGCATGATCCCGAATATGTTGCGCAGGTTTTCGCCGCCAATGTCCCACGCGAAAAGGAGCGCCGGATCGGCTTTCCCGTCACCCCCCATATTGCCAGCCGGGTGCGCCACACCAATGGTGGCACATGGCTGGCCGCGCAGCTTGCCATGCGCCACGGTTATGCCGCCAACAGCGCGGCGGGCAGCCACCACGCGCTCCACGATACGGGCGCGGGATATTGCGTGTTCAACGATCTGGCGGTCTGCGCCAATCGCTTGCTGGCGGAGGGGGACGCAAAGCGTGTGCTGATCGTGGACCTAGATGTGCATCAGGGCGATGGCACCGCCAGCCTGATGGCGGGGCGCGGCGATGTGTTCACATTTTCGATGCATGCGGAGAAGAATTTCCCCGTTCGCAAGGCCCGCTCCACGCTGGACGTGCCGCTGGCGGATGGGCTGGGCGACGCGGCCTATATGAAGGCGCTCGACACACATCTGCCGCGCATTTTCGATCGCTTCGCGCCCGATATCGTGCTCTACCAAGCGGGCGTGGACCCGCATGAGGACGACAAGCTCGGACGGCTTAGCCTTACCGATGAAGGTCTTGTGGCGCGCGACCGGTATGTCGTGAACGCCGCTCGCAAGCGCGGGCTGCCGGTCGCCAGCGCGCTTGGCGGAGGATATGGCACAGACCAACGCGAAGTTGCCGCTCGCCACGCCGCATCCATGCTGGCAATGGCGCAAGAGAATATGCGCCATACTGCACCGTAA
- a CDS encoding murein L,D-transpeptidase catalytic domain-containing protein, which produces MDRRSLIKGTLAAGAALALPGRVSAQIAPGLRDRKLLALAKSQVERAGEVLWARDLVGIADFGLHSAQPRFHFVNLDEGSVHSVLCSHGTGSDPEHDGWLNSYSNVEGSNATSKGAYVTWEWYTGRYGTSVRLGGLDETNDMAFPRAIVMHQAKYAEADHVERWGRLGRSNGCFAFGKNDFMDALMRLSGGRLLYAASLGIGTDGEQVVRSPQSAQPPENLALLVPEDARGNELINPGVY; this is translated from the coding sequence ATGGATAGACGCTCACTCATCAAGGGAACGCTCGCTGCCGGTGCCGCTTTGGCCCTGCCCGGGCGTGTTTCCGCGCAAATCGCTCCCGGTCTGCGCGACCGCAAATTGCTCGCTTTGGCGAAGTCTCAAGTGGAACGGGCGGGCGAAGTTCTGTGGGCGCGCGACCTGGTCGGCATCGCCGATTTCGGCTTGCACAGCGCGCAGCCGCGCTTCCACTTCGTAAATCTGGACGAGGGCAGCGTGCATTCGGTGCTATGCAGCCACGGCACCGGCTCCGACCCCGAACATGATGGCTGGCTCAACAGCTATTCCAATGTCGAAGGTTCCAACGCGACCAGCAAGGGCGCCTATGTCACGTGGGAATGGTACACGGGCCGCTATGGCACTTCCGTCAGATTGGGCGGATTGGACGAAACCAATGACATGGCCTTCCCCCGCGCCATTGTGATGCACCAGGCCAAATATGCCGAGGCCGATCATGTCGAGCGATGGGGCCGGCTCGGCCGCTCCAACGGGTGCTTCGCCTTCGGGAAAAACGACTTCATGGACGCGCTGATGCGTCTGTCCGGCGGGCGGCTGCTCTATGCTGCCAGCCTGGGGATCGGCACAGATGGCGAGCAGGTGGTGAGGAGTCCGCAAAGCGCTCAGCCGCCCGAGAACCTGGCACTGCTGGTGCCGGAGGATGCGCGCGGCAACGAGCTCATCAATCCCGGGGTCTATTAA
- a CDS encoding L,D-transpeptidase family protein has translation MAGAALAALPVLANAQTAEPIDLLPPQSAPVIEVDTAAQPASSAQAAELQEEFDAAITRQIDPKVQPWSGDHAEKLADFIQAVGAEGLNPADYRLGALRSAIAAGSGIALDEAASQSFAWLVEDIRDGRTPMDARKQWFVFDPDADRYPTGRLLTEALASGDIAGTLAQIVPEHPDYALLREELARAEAGSKRHKLIRANMERWRWLPRDLGNQYLMTNVPEFQLRLTVNDQIISTYRTIVGKPGRTATPQMAEMVEGVIFNPTWTVPQSIVKGEGLGARVLSNPAWARNKGYKATRGANGWVSVVQQPGPTNSLGLMKLDMPNKHAIFLHDTPSRGLFDRDQRALSHGCIRTERASELAITMAILGAGLTGDEGVAHLTSRKYTKVGFTKKMPVYITYFTMAQDIEGELSTFADIYGRDAPVLASLDAPRKANRSRVTGEQIIPIEDDMRIALN, from the coding sequence ATGGCAGGGGCTGCGTTGGCAGCCTTGCCGGTGCTTGCAAATGCCCAGACTGCCGAACCGATCGACCTGCTTCCCCCGCAAAGCGCGCCGGTGATCGAAGTAGACACGGCTGCGCAACCCGCAAGTTCGGCCCAAGCTGCCGAATTGCAGGAAGAATTCGACGCCGCCATCACGCGCCAGATCGATCCGAAGGTCCAGCCCTGGAGCGGGGATCATGCCGAAAAGCTCGCCGACTTCATCCAGGCTGTCGGTGCGGAGGGTCTGAACCCCGCCGATTACCGGCTCGGTGCGCTGCGCAGCGCGATTGCAGCCGGCTCCGGCATTGCGCTGGACGAGGCGGCGAGCCAGAGCTTCGCCTGGCTGGTAGAGGATATTCGCGATGGCCGCACGCCGATGGATGCGCGCAAGCAGTGGTTCGTGTTCGATCCGGACGCGGATCGTTATCCCACCGGCCGTTTGCTGACCGAGGCGCTGGCCAGCGGCGATATCGCCGGGACGTTGGCGCAAATCGTGCCCGAACACCCCGATTACGCGCTGCTGCGCGAAGAGCTCGCTCGGGCAGAGGCAGGCAGCAAACGGCACAAGCTGATCCGCGCGAATATGGAGCGATGGCGCTGGCTGCCGCGCGATCTTGGCAACCAGTATTTGATGACCAATGTGCCGGAATTCCAGCTGCGGCTGACGGTCAACGACCAGATTATTTCCACCTATCGCACCATCGTGGGCAAGCCGGGACGCACCGCGACCCCGCAAATGGCCGAAATGGTCGAAGGAGTGATTTTCAACCCGACCTGGACGGTGCCGCAAAGTATCGTGAAGGGCGAAGGGTTGGGCGCGCGGGTGCTCAGCAACCCCGCATGGGCCCGCAACAAGGGCTACAAGGCGACGCGCGGCGCGAATGGCTGGGTCTCCGTGGTGCAGCAGCCGGGCCCTACCAACTCGCTCGGCCTGATGAAGCTCGACATGCCCAACAAGCATGCCATTTTCTTGCACGATACGCCGTCGCGTGGCTTGTTCGACCGCGATCAGCGTGCGCTGAGCCATGGTTGCATCCGGACCGAACGCGCCAGCGAACTCGCGATTACGATGGCGATATTGGGTGCCGGACTGACTGGCGATGAAGGCGTCGCCCATCTGACCAGCCGCAAATATACCAAGGTCGGCTTCACCAAGAAGATGCCGGTCTACATTACCTATTTCACGATGGCGCAGGATATCGAGGGCGAACTGTCCACCTTCGCAGATATTTACGGTCGCGATGCGCCGGTGCTGGCCAGCCTGGATGCTCCGCGCAAGGCCAATCGAAGCCGCGTGACGGGTGAACAGATCATCCCGATCGAGGATGACATGCGGATCGCACTGAATTGA